In Leptospira kirschneri serovar Cynopteri str. 3522 CT, the genomic stretch TAGTTTTAATATAGAATGCAATCCGTAGATCTTACCACAAGTTGAAAGAAGATTTTAGAATCAAAATAACTCAATACAACGCTCTCTATGAATCGCGTTGTGGGGTGGGAACTCAGTTTTACAGAGAATTTGTCGTAATTCCGACAGATTTGTATTGAGATCCAAATACTTGTTATGGTAGAGCGTTCTGCTGAGTTTCCCCGCATCGATTTCTTTCGCGTTATATCCAAAACCACGTTAATTATATAACAAAGTATCTAATATTTTCCATTTAAACAGACTTTTTGAAATAAAATTCGTGGGTACCATTTAACGTGAACTCGATGTAGAAAACCCATGATTTTGAAAAAATTGAAATCTGAACTTTACAGATCGATTCTTTCAATGTGGGAACTAACACAATTTATAAAATAAAAGCTGATAACACTTGAATCTATCGTATTCAAGTGTGGGAGCTATTACAAATCACGATTTTACAAATAAATTCTAAAATTGTAGGAACTCATACTTTTTAGAAAATTTTTATTCAGCTGAATTCACGTTAAAATTGGATTTAAATTTTGATGACCGCAAAACAGCGGTTTTGTGCAGAAATCAGATGGACGATGATTCTTTTTGTATTTTATAGTAGTTCCCACAATTTTCAAAGTTTAACTGGCAATTCGCGATTTGTGAGAGTTCCCACAGATTAAGTCGCATTACAAATTTTTAAACATTTATTTTTTATGGAAAAATCAGGTTTTTATAAAACGAATCTTACACTAACTCAAGTTATTTAGAATAAAGTTTATTTTTTAAGATATAATCCAAAACTTTTTTTGAAATCAGATTGGGAATTTTAAATTGAAAAAAAGACTTTCTTAAATCCGTAGAAGTCACTGGAATTAAAGGATTTTTCAAAAACTGAAATTGAATCAGAGAGTTGAGATGAGAATTCAGCGGGACTTCTTTCGAGAACCTACGAAACACAAAAATTTTTTCTACTTCTGTGAGAATCTTTTTCCAATCCTTCCATTTGTGAAAATTGGCATAATTGTCTTCTCCGATCAAAAGCACAAATTTTCGATTTGGGTATATAGTTTTTAATTCTTGGATCGTTTGAATCGTATAACTAGGACCGCCACCACGGTTCAATTCCAAATCCAAAATTCGAATG encodes the following:
- the nadD gene encoding nicotinate (nicotinamide) nucleotide adenylyltransferase, with the translated sequence MDSSILTGIFGGSFDPPHEGHSEILKSFFGEVPDCKEVFVIPNRQNPLKEEKISLPENILEMLNLFVSDFSQSIRILDLELNRGGGPSYTIQTIQELKTIYPNRKFVLLIGEDNYANFHKWKDWKKILTEVEKIFVFRRFSKEVPLNSHLNSLIQFQFLKNPLIPVTSTDLRKSFFQFKIPNLISKKVLDYILKNKLYSK